In a single window of the Aquarana catesbeiana isolate 2022-GZ linkage group LG13, ASM4218655v1, whole genome shotgun sequence genome:
- the SOCS4 gene encoding suppressor of cytokine signaling 4: MAENLEDNLEDLDVRPKSSCSRSADRKDGYLWSGKKLSWLNKHGSDGDAEIASEKAEGPSKSQERKHSCSSFELDLDRSCGHKLLGRSLKQKLQDAVGQCFPIKTCSSRHSSVLSSKRKIHISELMLDKCPFPPKSDLAYRWHFIKRHTAPVDQSHKQWVVRDAPKLEPLDMADQNSDCGEDLLSDGPVFSCEASCGSVESFTKAVRSIKEDSDVDSDDEVLTLCASSRKRNKSKWELEDEIFHPATPPKYHTQIDYVHCLVPDLFQINNNPCYWGVMDRYAAEALLEGKPEGTFLLRDSAQEDYLFSVSFRRYSRSLHARIEQWNHNFSFDAHDPCVFHAPNVTGLLEHYKDPSSCMFFEPLLSSPLHRTFPFSLQHVCRAVICSSTNYDGIDALPVPSSMKLYLKEYHYKSKVRVRRVDVPERHQK; this comes from the coding sequence atGGCTGAAAACCTGGAGGATAACCTTGAGGATCTTGACGTGAGACCTAAAAGCAGTTGCAGTCGAAGTGCGGACAGGAAAGACGGGTACCTTTGGAGTGGCAAGAAGCTCTCCTGGTTGAACAAACATGGATCTGATGGAGATGCTGAGATTGCGTCAGAGAAGGCAGAAGGTCCATCAAAAAGCCAAGAGAGGAAGCACAGCTGCTCATCCTTTGAACTTGACTTGGACCGCTCCTGTGGACATAAGCTGCTGGGGAGGTCTTTAAAACAAAAACTGCAAGATGCCGTTGGGCAATGCTTCCCAATAAAAACGTGCAGCAGCCGCCACTCTTCCGTATTGTCTTCCAAAAGGAAAATTCATATCAGCGAATTAATGCTGGACAAATGCCCCTTCCCTCCGAAATCGGACCTTGCTTACCGTTGGCATTTTATCAAACGGCATACGGCTCCGGTTGACCAGTCACACAAGCAGTGGGTAGTGAGAGATGCCCCTAAATTAGAACCACTAGACATGGCTGACCAGAACTCTGATTGCGGAGAGGACCTCCTGTCTGATGGGCCTGTCTTTTCTTGTGAGGCAAGCTGTGGATCAGTAGAGTCCTTCACCAAGGCTGTGAGGAGCATCAAGGAGGACAGTGACGTTGACTCGGACGATGAGGTCCTTACACTGTGTGCCAGCTCGAGGAAGAGGAACAAATCCAAATGGGAATTGGAGGATGAGATTTTCCACCCGGCAACCCCACCTAAATATCACACCCAGATAGATTACGTCCATTGCCTTGTCCCGGACCTCTTTCAGATCAACAACAACCCCTGCTACTGGGGGGTGATGGATAGATATGCAGCAGAGGCCCTCTTGGAAGGAAAGCCAGAGGGAACATTCTTATTGAGGGACTCTGCTCAAGAGGACTACCTATTCTCCGTAAGTTTCCGACGATATAGCCGTTCCCTCCATGCCAGGATCGAACAATGGAACCACAACTTTAGCTTTGATGCTCATGACCCCTGCGTGTTCCATGCCCCCAATGTCACGGGTTTATTAGAACATTACAAAGACCCCAGTTCCTGTATGTTCTTCGAGCCCCTCCTGTCCAGTCCCCTCCACAGGACATTTCCCTTCTCCTTGCAGCACGTCTGCAGGGCCGTTATTTGCAGCTCCACCAATTACGATGGCATTGATGCCCTTCCTGTCCCGTCTTCTATGAAATTGTACTTGAAAGAGTATCATTACAAGTCCAAAGTCAGGGTGCGCCGCGTTGACGTACCGGAGCGGCATCAAAAGTAG